The Pelagibius sp. CAU 1746 genomic sequence TGGGTGACCGAGTGCAAGGCCGGCCAGCCCTCCTTCAAGGCCCTGCGCCGCCGCCACGCCGAGCACTCCATCGAGGAAGTCGGCGCCAAGCTGCGCGCCATGATGCCCTGGATCGCGGCCAACCAGCTGGTCGATAAAGAGAAGAACTAAGTTCTTCCTTCGGGCTTTTCAGCTCGGCCTCGGGCCTCGCGCCGTTCCGGCACGGGGCCCGAAGTGTTTTCGGGGGGCGGACTCCGGTCCGTGGCTCCACCCCCTCCTGACCTCCCCCCATCGAGGGGGGAGGGACGATAGCGGCCGCCTCGCAAACCATTCCCTCCCCCTTGATGGAGGAGGGCCAGGGTGGGGGTGGGCAGCCGCTCCGACATTGGATAACTTTCCGCCCGCCATGACCACGACCGCCATCCCGACCCTCACCACCAAGCGCCTGATCCTGCGTCCCTGGCGCGACAGCGACCTGGCGCCCTTCGCGGCGCTGAACGCCGATCCCGAGGTCATGGAGCACTTCCCGGCGTCCTTGAGCCGGGAGGAGAGCGAGGCCATGGTCGGCCGCCTGCGGGCGCACTTCGCCGAGCGCGGCTTCGGCTGGTGGGCGGCGGAGCTGCCGGGGGAGGCGCCCTTCATCGGCTTCATTGGCATCTGGGTTCCCAACTTCGAGGCCCACTTCACCCCCTGCGTCGAGGTCGGCTGGCGCCTCGCCCGGCCCTTCTGGGGCCGCGGCTACGCCACCGAGGGCGCGCGGGAATGCCTGCGTTTCGGCTTCCAGGATCTGGGCCTGGAGGAGATCGTTTCCCTGACCACCACGACCAACGCCCGCTCCCAGGCGGTCATGCGCCGTCTCGGCATGACCTGCGATCCCGCCGACGATTTCGACCATCCCAAGCTGCCGCAGGGCCACCGCCTGTGCCGGCATGTGCTGTATCGGCTGAAAGGCGCGGACTGGAGTAACGGGCAGTGAGCAAATGCGGCATCCTTTGCCGCCGCCGGCATGGCGGCCCGGACGGGTCCGCGGATCGGAGAGAGCTGCGCCGATCCGCGAATTGACCGCGGTCCGGTCCGGCAAGCCGGAAGCCGAAGGACTCAGGAGAGCCTTCGGCGGTCAGTAAGTCCCAGGCTCTCAAGTCCCCACTCTGAGCGGCCCGGCCATGCGGCGCAGGGTGGCCAGCACCGAGAGGGCGGTGATCTTGCCGGTCTTTGGGTTTTCTTCCGTCGGCACGTTCTCGATGGTCATGGTCAGGCGCGCGGCGTCGGCCTCGACCCGCACGGTGTGGGTGTTGCGGGTGACCGTGGGGTCGGCCCAGATCTGCAGGGAGGTCTTGTCGGGGCCGATGCCGGCGAGGCTGAGCGCCGCGGCGACGTTCACGTTGGCCGGGAAGCCCTTGGCGCCGTCGCGGGCGGTGCCCTCGAAGACCAGCTTGGGCTCGGTGAGGTTCTCGACCGAGATGTCGTTTTCGACCAGGTGCGGCGCGCCGGCGAGGCCGCCGGGCGGCTTGCGGGTCACCAGGGTGACGCTCTCCACCGGCCCCTCGGCGCAGGCCCGGACGGCGTCCAGGCCCAGCAGGGCGCCGGTCGGCACCACGATGGTGCCGCCTTTCTCGCGCGCCAGGTCGATCAGCTCCGGCCGCGGCAGCAGCGCACCGACCGACAGCGGGATCAGGGTCTTGCCCTGGCCGAGGACGGATCGGGCCAACTCGGCGAAATGCGCCGCGGGCAGGCACTCGATCACCACGTCGGCCGCCGCCAGGTCCTGATACGGCAGGACGGGCACGGGCCGCTTGAACCCGGCCATGCGGCCCTCGGCCTTGGCGGTATCGCGCGCCGAGACGGCGGCCAAGCTCAGCCCGGGCAGCTTTCCGGCGTCCAGGGCTTCGGCCACGGCATAGCCGATGGCGCCGAAGCCGGCGATGGCGACAGTGATCTGATCTGACAAGAAAGTTACTCCCAAGATCGAAAGATTTCCGTAGGTTACGATGAAGCGCGGCGTTCAGGCGTTGTCACGCGAAGCCAGGGCGTTAAAGTACCAATTGGAAGACCGCGTGCCATCCCCGAGGTAGCGCAAAGCCACCAGCCGGAGGCCGCGGTTTCGTTTTTTCTGACTGGCGCACGACCATCCGGCGTGTGAGCCCAATAAATACAACCCCTCGACAGGGATGGGAGGACGGATATCATGATGAAGAGCAAAACGATGCTGGGTGCGGCGGGGCTGCTTGCGGCGGTCGCCGCCGGCGCGGTGCCGAACGGGGCTTCCGCGGCGGTCGACATTCCCTGCCGCACCGCCAAGCTGATCGTGCCCTGGGGCGCCGGCGGCGGTACCGACGTCATCTTCCGCGTTTTCGTGGACGCGGCCAACAAGCACGGCGCCGATCCGGAGCTGCAGGTCGTCAACATCGGCGGCCAGGGCGGCAACAAGGGCGCCAAGGAAGCGGTCAAGGCCAAGGCCGACGGCTGCACGCTGTTCGCCATTCACCAGAGCGCCATCACGTCTTTCCTGAACGGGCGCGTCGACTTTACCTGGGACGCTTTCGAGCCGGTCTCCATGCTGACCCGGACGCCGGCGATCTTCGGCGCCAACCCCGACGTGCCCTACAACAACATCAACGAGCTGGTGGCCGCGGCCAAGGAAAAGCCGGGCGAGATCGTTGCCGGCGGCACCCTGGGCTCGACCAGCCACTTCGTCTTCCTGCTGCTGGAAGACGCGGCGGGCGTGAAGTTCAAGCATGTTTCCTATGACGGCACCCGTGAGCGCATGACCGCGCTGCTGGCCAAGAACATCGAGCTGGGCGAGATCAACCTGGCCGCTGCCAAGAAGTACATCACCACCGGCGAGCTGAAGGCTCTGGGCATCACCACGCCGGAGCGTAACGCCGAGATCCCCGATGTGCCGACGCTGAACGAGCAGGGCTACGATATGGTCTATGGAACAGACCGCGGCGTGATGCTGCCCAAGGGCACGCCCCAGGAACTGATCGACCACTACGCGTCGGTCTTCAAGAAGGCGGCGGAAGACCCCGAGGTCTTGGCGCAGATGGAAGCCAAGGGCACCCAGGTGGTCTACCTCGACCCGGCCGAGTACACCGCCTACTTCGAGGACACCTTCAGCAGGTGGAAGCGCATCGCCAAGGAAGTGGGCCTCTACAAGGGCGAATAGGCGGCACTTGGTGCTGGGCGTGAGCGCCGGCGGAGAGGGCGGCCGGGAAAACTCCCGGCTCCCGCTCTTCGCCGGGCCGGCGCCGAGCGCGTCTTGTCGGGAAATTTGACCACAGGGCAGCCTGCCGCAGAAGCTGCGACAACTCAGCAGGCGTGAAAGCAAGGGGAGGCAGGCGTTGTCTCGGATCAATCGCGATGTCGTGGTGGCATTGCTGCTGCTGCTGTTCTGCGGCGTCTTTCTCTGGGAATCGGCCCACATCAGGTTGACCGACTATGCTTCCATGAACTCTCGGGCATGGCCGCAACTCGTCCTGGGCGTCCTGACGCTGGCCTCGCTCGTCTACCTCTGGCAGGCCGTGACGGGACGAGTCGCAGCGGCCGAGCAGGAAGAGGAGGCGCCGGTCCCCGCGGAGGGCGGAATCCTCGGCTGGTGCCTGCGCTACCGCAACGCGCTGATCTGCTATGCGCTGTTCTTCGGCTTTCTGATCACCCTCGACTACCTCGGCATGCTGCTCGGCGGCATCCTCTTCGTCTTCCTGGCCTTGACGCTCCTGGGGCGGCCCAGGCTCTCGCTGGTCGTGCTGCATGCGGCGGTCGCGATCGGCTCGGTCGGCGCCATGTGGGCCATCTTCACCTTCGGATTGCGCGTCTTCCTGCCGGAAGGCGAGCTGCTGCGAATCTACTAGGCGCGGGGCGTAGTCATGGGTTTCGAACCGCTCTGGGGCGCCTTCGGCGAAGTCTTCTCCGCCTATAACCTCATTCTCATGTTCGTGGGCGTGACGGCCGGCCTGATCGCCGGCTCGATCCCCGGTTTCACCATCACCATGGCGGTGGTCCTTACGCTGCCCTTCACCTTCGGCCTCAGCGCCGTGGAGGGCCTGGCCACCATGATCGGCGTCTTCGTCGGCGGGCTTTCCGGCGGGCTTATGTCGGGAATGTTGACCGGCATTCCCGGCACGCCGTCGTCCGTCGCCACCGTCTTCGACGGCTTTCCCCTGGTGCGCAAGGGCAAGCCCGGCCTGGCGCTGGGCCTCGGCGTCTGGTCGTCCTTCTTCGGCGGCATCATCTCCGCCATCATTCTGGTCCTGCTGGCCCCGCAGCTTGCCCGCATCGGGCTGGAGTTCGGCCCCTGGGATTTCTTCGCCCTGGTGATCTTCGCGCTGACCATCACAGCCAGCCTGTCGGGCGAGAACCTGACCAAGGGCATCATCGCCGGCCTCTTGGGACTGCTGATCTCGACCATGGGCGAGGACGACATCAACGGAGTCGCGCGCTTCAACTTCGGCACCGAGGTGCTGCAGGACAAGCTGGAGTTCCTGCCGGTGCTGGTCGGTCTCTTCGCCTTCTCTCAGCTCTTGAGCGACGTGCGCGATCCGGAGCGCGCGCGCCGGCCCTTGATGGAACGCACGGCCAAGGCGGTCCGTGTCGAGCACCTGGCGGCGGTCCGGACGATCCTGACCCATTGGCTGAACCTGGTGCGTTCCGCCTTCATCGGTGTCTTTACCGGCATTCTGCCGGCGGCCGGCGGCTCGATCTCCAACATCCTGGCCTACGACCAGGCCAAGAAGGCCTCCAAGCGGCCGCAGGACTTCGGCAACGGCTCGCCCGAGGGCATCATCGCGCCGGAAGCCTCCAACAACGCCACGGCCGGCGGCGCGCTGATCACCATGATGGCGCTGGGCATTCCCGGCGACATCGTGACGGCGGTCATGCTGGGGGCGCTGCTGATCCACAACGTGCAGCCCAGCCCGACCTTCATTTCCGACAATCCGCAATTGGCTTATGCGATCTTCGTCGCCTTCTTCCTGGCGCACTTCATCATGATCGTCATGCAGGCGTTCTGCCTGCGGGCCTTTCTGTGGATCGTGCGCATGCCGATGTATTTCCTGGCGGCGGTGATCCTGATGTACTGCGCCATCGGTGTCTTTGCCCTGGGCAACGTCACGTTCAACATCTGGGTGCTCTTCGCCTTTGGAATCATCGGCTATGTGATGAAATTGTTCGGCTTTCCCCTCGCGCCCATCATACTGGGCGTGGTGCTGGGCAATATCGCGGAGCTCAACCTGTCCCGCGCCTTGGGCATCAGCGACGACCTGACCCTCTTCATCACCCGGCCCTGGTCGCTGTTCTTCCTGATCGTCGCTCTGTTTTCGGCGGCCTTCCCCTGGTACCAGCGGATGCGGACGGCGCGGGTCTGGACGCTGTTCTACGTTCCGGCGGCCAGTTTGGCGCTCTCCATCCCCCTATTCATGATGGAAGGCCTGGTCAGGCCGCTGCTGGGCGCGCTGTTGATCGCCTGGTCGGTTTACACGCTCTATCGACACAGGCAGGCGGGCTGGGCCCTGCCGGAGGCGCCGCGCGAGACCTGACGGCGGGGCGGGCCCTCGCTTCGAGTGGCGGTCTGCCGGATGAAGGTCCGCCGGGCGACGCCTTGCCGGCCCCGGGCGGAGGGCGAGGCCGCTGCCTTTCCGCAACCTGGGGAAAACCTTCCTGCGTGGAAAAAACGTAGGAAGCGCCTGGACTTCAGCAATTCTTAACGCTTCCAAATTAGATATTGTTAACCTCAAGAGTGGGGTTTAGAAAAGTAGGCGTTAACCACGCTTCTGAACCGAATGGTGGTCCCGTGCAGGGGCCGTTGCGCTGAAGACGGGACACGGCGCGACAGGTCGAGGGTCTCGACCCCTCCGATAGGGGGCCTCCGGAAGGGGGACGGCAGAAGCAGTGACCCTTCCCGTGGCCTCTAGGATCGGCCGTGCGCCCAGCTTTTCTTCCGCCGCTCTCCGCCGCCCCGGTCAACCGGGCCGGTGGCTCGGGGAACGTGAATTTGACGGGACGTGGCGGCCGCGCAGGCCCGCGGCCCGAGGCAAGGGTGTAACAGGCAGTGGCGAGCAAGCAGGCCCAGGCGAAGAAGGACGCGACCGGCGGTAAATCCGCCGGGGAGCGCGTCTTTATCTTCGACACCACTCTGCGCGACGGCGAGCAGTCGCCGGGCTGCTCCATGAACCTCGAGGAAAAGCTGCAGGTCGCCCACGTCCTGGAGGAAATGGGCGTCGACGTCATCGAGGCCGGCTTTCCCATCGCCTCCAAGGGCGACTTCGAGGCCGTCCAGGCGGTGGCCGCCGCGGTCAAGGCGGCCCGCGTCGCCGGTCTGGCCCGCGCCACCCAGCGCGACATCGACCGCGCGGCCGAAGCCCTGGAGGGCGCCGCCGCCCCGCGCATCCACACCTTCATCTCCACCAGCCCGCTGCACATGAAGTTCAAGCTGCAGATGGAGCCGGAGGCGGTGCACCAGGCGGTGATCGACAGCGTCGGCCACGCCCGCAACCTCTGCGACGACGTGGAGTGGTCGCCCGAGGACGGCACCCGCACCGAGCACGATTTCCTCTGCCGCTGCGTGGAATCGGCGATCAAGGCCGGCGCCGGGACCATCAACATTCCCGACACCGTGGGCTATACCGTTCCCGAGGAGTTCCACGCCCTCATCGCCATGCTGAAAAACCGGGTGCCGAACATCGACAAGGCGGTGATCTCGGTGCATTGCCACAACGATCTGGGCCTCGGCGTCGCCAACTCCCTGGCCGCCGTGCAGGCCGGTGCCCGTCAGGTGGAGTGCACCATCAACGGCATCGGCGAGCGCGCCGGCAACGCGGCCATGGAAGAGGTGGTCATGGCGCTGCGCACCCGCCACGACGCCATGCCCTATGTGACCGGCGTCAAGACCGAGATGATCACCAAGGCCTCGCGCCTGGTCTCCGCCATTACCGGCTTCTCGGTGCAGCCCAACAAGGCCATCGTCGGCGCCAACGCCTTCGCCCATGAATCCGGCATCCACCAGGACGGCATGCTGAAGAATGCCGAGACCTACGAGATCATGACGCCGGAATCGGTCGGCCTCAGCCGCTCGACCCTGGTCATGGGCAAGCATTCCGGGCGCCACGCCTTCAAGTCCAAGCTGGAAGAGCTGGGCTTCACCCTGAACGACAACGAGATCCAGGACGCTTTCGTCCGCTTCAAGGACCTGGCCGACGCCAAGAAGGACGTCTACGACGAGGACATCATCGCCCTGGTCGACGACGCCGTGCTGCGCCACAACGACCGGCTGCGCTTCGTCTCCCTGCAGGTGGTCTGCGGTTCCAAGGGCCCGCAGACGGCCGAGCTGGAGATGGAGATCGACGGCGAGGCCAAGGCGGCCAAGGCCGCGGGCAACGGCCCGGTCGACGCCACCTTCGCGGCGATCTCGCAGCTTTTCCCCCACGAGGCCGGCCTGCAGCTCTATCAGGTCCATGCGGTGACCGAAGGTACCGATGCGCAGGCGGAAGTAACGGTCCGTTTGGAAGAGAATGGTAAAACGGTAAACGGCCAGGGCGCGGATCATGATACCCTGGTGGCCTCGGCGCGGGCCTACATCAACGCGCTGAACAAATTACTGGTGAAGCGGGAAAAGACGGCACCCCAGGTGATGTCGGCCTGATCCAGGCTTCGGGTTCGAACCGCCGCGGGCGCCGCGGCACGTGTATGGATTGAAGAAAAGGCGATTGGATCCATGTTTTCTGGTTTGCTCGGCATGCTCTCCGCCGATATGGCGATCGACCTCGGCACCGCGAACACCCTGGTTTACGTGAAGGGCCGCGGTATCGTCCTCAACGAGCCCTCGGTGGTGGCGATCGCCGAAGTGAAAGGCAAGAAGCAGGTCCTGGCCGTCGGTGACGAGGCCAAGATGATGCTCGGACGTACGCCGGGAAATATCCAGGCCATCCGCCCGCTGCGCGACGGCGTCATCGCCGACTTCGAAGTCGCCGAGGAGATGATCAAGCACTTCATCCGCAAGGTGCACAATCGCCGCTCCTTCGCCAGCCCGCAGGTCATCGTCTGCGTGCCCTCCGGCTCCACCGCCGTTGAGCGCCGCGCCATCCAGGAATCGGCGGAAAGCGCCGGTGCGCGCCGGGTTTTCCTGATCGAGGAGCCCATGGCCGCGGCCATCGGCGCCGGCCTGCCGGTGACCGAGCCGACCGGCTCCATGGTCGTCGACATCGGCGGCGGCACCACCGAGGTGGCCGTACTTTCGCTGGGCGGCATCGTGTACTCGCGCTCCGTACGTGTCGGCGGGGACAAGCTGGACGAGGCGATCATCGCCTACATCCGCCGCAATCATAACCTGCTGGTCGGCGAAGGCTCCGCCGAGCGCATCAAGAAGGAAATCGGCTCCGCCTGCCCGCCGGAAGACGGCGAGGGCGGCACCATGGAGATCAAGGGCCGCGACCTGATGAACGGCGTGCCGAAGGAACTGATCATCTCCGAGCGGCAGATCTCCGAATCCCTGGCCGAGCCGGTCGGGGCCATCGTCGAGGC encodes the following:
- a CDS encoding GNAT family N-acetyltransferase: MTTTAIPTLTTKRLILRPWRDSDLAPFAALNADPEVMEHFPASLSREESEAMVGRLRAHFAERGFGWWAAELPGEAPFIGFIGIWVPNFEAHFTPCVEVGWRLARPFWGRGYATEGARECLRFGFQDLGLEEIVSLTTTTNARSQAVMRRLGMTCDPADDFDHPKLPQGHRLCRHVLYRLKGADWSNGQ
- a CDS encoding aspartate dehydrogenase, translated to MSDQITVAIAGFGAIGYAVAEALDAGKLPGLSLAAVSARDTAKAEGRMAGFKRPVPVLPYQDLAAADVVIECLPAAHFAELARSVLGQGKTLIPLSVGALLPRPELIDLAREKGGTIVVPTGALLGLDAVRACAEGPVESVTLVTRKPPGGLAGAPHLVENDISVENLTEPKLVFEGTARDGAKGFPANVNVAAALSLAGIGPDKTSLQIWADPTVTRNTHTVRVEADAARLTMTIENVPTEENPKTGKITALSVLATLRRMAGPLRVGT
- a CDS encoding tripartite tricarboxylate transporter substrate binding protein; this encodes MMKSKTMLGAAGLLAAVAAGAVPNGASAAVDIPCRTAKLIVPWGAGGGTDVIFRVFVDAANKHGADPELQVVNIGGQGGNKGAKEAVKAKADGCTLFAIHQSAITSFLNGRVDFTWDAFEPVSMLTRTPAIFGANPDVPYNNINELVAAAKEKPGEIVAGGTLGSTSHFVFLLLEDAAGVKFKHVSYDGTRERMTALLAKNIELGEINLAAAKKYITTGELKALGITTPERNAEIPDVPTLNEQGYDMVYGTDRGVMLPKGTPQELIDHYASVFKKAAEDPEVLAQMEAKGTQVVYLDPAEYTAYFEDTFSRWKRIAKEVGLYKGE
- a CDS encoding tripartite tricarboxylate transporter TctB family protein, which gives rise to MSRINRDVVVALLLLLFCGVFLWESAHIRLTDYASMNSRAWPQLVLGVLTLASLVYLWQAVTGRVAAAEQEEEAPVPAEGGILGWCLRYRNALICYALFFGFLITLDYLGMLLGGILFVFLALTLLGRPRLSLVVLHAAVAIGSVGAMWAIFTFGLRVFLPEGELLRIY
- a CDS encoding tripartite tricarboxylate transporter permease, translating into MGFEPLWGAFGEVFSAYNLILMFVGVTAGLIAGSIPGFTITMAVVLTLPFTFGLSAVEGLATMIGVFVGGLSGGLMSGMLTGIPGTPSSVATVFDGFPLVRKGKPGLALGLGVWSSFFGGIISAIILVLLAPQLARIGLEFGPWDFFALVIFALTITASLSGENLTKGIIAGLLGLLISTMGEDDINGVARFNFGTEVLQDKLEFLPVLVGLFAFSQLLSDVRDPERARRPLMERTAKAVRVEHLAAVRTILTHWLNLVRSAFIGVFTGILPAAGGSISNILAYDQAKKASKRPQDFGNGSPEGIIAPEASNNATAGGALITMMALGIPGDIVTAVMLGALLIHNVQPSPTFISDNPQLAYAIFVAFFLAHFIMIVMQAFCLRAFLWIVRMPMYFLAAVILMYCAIGVFALGNVTFNIWVLFAFGIIGYVMKLFGFPLAPIILGVVLGNIAELNLSRALGISDDLTLFITRPWSLFFLIVALFSAAFPWYQRMRTARVWTLFYVPAASLALSIPLFMMEGLVRPLLGALLIAWSVYTLYRHRQAGWALPEAPRET
- a CDS encoding 2-isopropylmalate synthase, with amino-acid sequence MASKQAQAKKDATGGKSAGERVFIFDTTLRDGEQSPGCSMNLEEKLQVAHVLEEMGVDVIEAGFPIASKGDFEAVQAVAAAVKAARVAGLARATQRDIDRAAEALEGAAAPRIHTFISTSPLHMKFKLQMEPEAVHQAVIDSVGHARNLCDDVEWSPEDGTRTEHDFLCRCVESAIKAGAGTINIPDTVGYTVPEEFHALIAMLKNRVPNIDKAVISVHCHNDLGLGVANSLAAVQAGARQVECTINGIGERAGNAAMEEVVMALRTRHDAMPYVTGVKTEMITKASRLVSAITGFSVQPNKAIVGANAFAHESGIHQDGMLKNAETYEIMTPESVGLSRSTLVMGKHSGRHAFKSKLEELGFTLNDNEIQDAFVRFKDLADAKKDVYDEDIIALVDDAVLRHNDRLRFVSLQVVCGSKGPQTAELEMEIDGEAKAAKAAGNGPVDATFAAISQLFPHEAGLQLYQVHAVTEGTDAQAEVTVRLEENGKTVNGQGADHDTLVASARAYINALNKLLVKREKTAPQVMSA
- a CDS encoding rod shape-determining protein translates to MFSGLLGMLSADMAIDLGTANTLVYVKGRGIVLNEPSVVAIAEVKGKKQVLAVGDEAKMMLGRTPGNIQAIRPLRDGVIADFEVAEEMIKHFIRKVHNRRSFASPQVIVCVPSGSTAVERRAIQESAESAGARRVFLIEEPMAAAIGAGLPVTEPTGSMVVDIGGGTTEVAVLSLGGIVYSRSVRVGGDKLDEAIIAYIRRNHNLLVGEGSAERIKKEIGSACPPEDGEGGTMEIKGRDLMNGVPKELIISERQISESLAEPVGAIVEAVKVALEHTAPELAADIVDKGIVLTGGGALLGNMDYVLRASTGLPVSIADDPLSCVALGTGRCLEEMKVLKNVLISMY